Sequence from the Corallococcus soli genome:
GTCGGTGGCGTCCGGGCGGCCGTAGCGGATGTTGTCCCCGATGGAGCAGGAGAACAGCAGGGGCTCCTGGGCGACCATGCCCACGTGCCGGCGCAGCCAGCTGGGGTCGAGCGTGTCCAGGGCGCGTCCGTCCAGGAGCAGGCGGCCCTGCTGCGGGTCGTAGAAGCGCGACAGGAGGGCGGCGAGGGTGGACTTGCCGGCGCCGGAGGAGCCCACCACGGCGACGACCTCCCCCGCGTGGAGGGTGAGGTCGATGCCCTGGAGCACCTGCACGTCCGGGCGCGAGGGGTAGGAGAACCTCACGTCCTGGAAGTCCACCCGGCCCTCGACGGTGGCGGGGCGCTCGCCCTGGGCGATGGGGATGACGGGCGTGCGGTCCATGAGCTCGAAGACGCGCTCGGCGGCGCCCGAGGCCCGCATGAAGTCCGCCCACAGGTCCGCCAGGGCGCCCAGGGACATGGCCACGAGCATCGTGTAGATGAGGAACGAGGTGAGGGCGCCCACGGTGAGCTGCTGCTCCACCACCAGCCGGCCGCCGTACCAGAACACCGCCACTGCGGCGATGTAGCCCGCGCTGGTGACCCCGCCGATGAAGATGGACGTCTGGAGCGAGCGGCGCCGGGCGACCACGAAGGCGTGGTGCACCGTGTCGCCGTAGCGCGTCACCTCCGCCGGCTCCGCCGCGAAGGAGCGCACGGTGCGCAGGCTGGACAGGCTCTCCTCGGCGACCTCACCGGCCTTGGCCAGCGCGTCCTGCACCTCGCGTGACATCAGGCGCACGCGGCGCCCGTAGAACACGCTGCCCACCGCCACGAGGGGGACGACGGCGAGCATCAGGAACGTGAGCGAGGCCGACGTGTAGAAGAGCAGCGCGATGCCGCCCATGGCCTG
This genomic interval carries:
- a CDS encoding ABC transporter ATP-binding protein — encoded protein: MTARRLLSLARPELPTLALATVFLLLGSAASLAYPQGIRVLIDEALNGKDHSLIDKAALVMLAVFLVQGVAIALRAYLFNVSGERVVMRLRRDFFSSLMSQEVAFFDNHRTGELTSRLSSDTTVLQNTVSTNISMVLRNAVQAMGGIALLFYTSASLTFLMLAVVPLVAVGSVFYGRRVRLMSREVQDALAKAGEVAEESLSSLRTVRSFAAEPAEVTRYGDTVHHAFVVARRRSLQTSIFIGGVTSAGYIAAVAVFWYGGRLVVEQQLTVGALTSFLIYTMLVAMSLGALADLWADFMRASGAAERVFELMDRTPVIPIAQGERPATVEGRVDFQDVRFSYPSRPDVQVLQGIDLTLHAGEVVAVVGSSGAGKSTLAALLSRFYDPQQGRLLLDGRALDTLDPSWLRRHVGMVAQEPLLFSCSIGDNIRYGRPDATDAQVEAAAKAAHAHDFISRFPEGYQTAVGERGVQLSGGQKQRVAIARAVLKDPRILVLDEATSALDSESEHLVKDALEKLMQGRTTLIIAHRLSTVANAHRVLVLEAGRVVQSGTHASLMSQEGLYRRLVEHQVVAA